The following is a genomic window from Clostridium fungisolvens.
AAACATTGTCCTTATCATAAAGAAGAGATAATATCTCCTTAGCTTTTTCTATATCATTGTACTCAGGGTAGTTAAATATGTTAGTTGTACCTTCCATAAACACTTCACTTTCTGATGTATTTAAAGTTTCATACAATGCTGGTATCAATGCATTAAATATTTCATCAAAACCTAACAAATCTTTCTTCAACTTGTTTATAGTAACCAAATTTATTTGTTCTATCGTTAGATCTTTAAGTCTTATATTCAATATATCGTTTATCTTTGATAATGTTTCTAATGTTGGTATGTTAGTTACCTTAATAAGACTGTTTTTTATCGCTCCACTATCAGTAACAATAACACAAAGAAGGTTAAATTGATCTACAATCATAAGTTGTATAGACTTTATAACACTTTTCTTAACAGAAGGTGCATTTACTACGCAAGTAAGTTTTGTTAATTGTGACAAAAGAGTACTTGCCTGCTTTATCATTCTATCTACTTCAAAAAGAGCAGAATCAATAAGATATTTTTTAATTAGAAGTTCCTCTTCCAAACTAACACCTTGAAATTCCATTAGTTTATCTACATATAATCTGTATCCTTTGCTTGATGGAACTCTGCCAGCAGATGCATGAGGTTGCTCAAGATATCCTAATTCTTCTAAGTCAGACATTTCATTTCTGATTGTAGCTGAACTTATTCCTAAATCATATTTTTTAGCGATAGTTCTTGATCCTACTGGCTCTCCAGTCATTATATAGTCATTTATTATTGCCTGAAGAATTTTAATTTTTCTTTCATCTATCACTAATATCACCTCTTTTGTTAGCACTCACTTAACTTGAGTGCTAATGACTACGATTTAAATATATTATTTATATAATTTTTTGTCAATTTGATTTAAGTTAATAAATCTATAGATTAAATTAATTTAGGCTATTATTTATAAACTTTCTCTTACATTCTCACAATTCCTCTCGATTGCTTCTAAATTCTTATTTTATTCAAGTCCATGATATTTTTTACATAATCTCTTCTTACTTTCTAGTTTACATTTTTTATATGCTGACGACCGTATTGCTTAAATATAAAAGTTTATCTAGTCTTAACTAACTTAGTTTCCCCAGCTTCTCTCCACAAAATTCAAAAGAATGTATGAATTTATATAGCATATGAATTCATACATTCTTTTATATTTTTCCACCTAAGTTAACATAAAATCACTCATAACATAGTTTGATAGTTCTATTCCTTTTTCACTTAAAAAAATCATACCATTTTTTCTTATTAAAAGACCTTCTTTTACATGTTTATCTATGACAGCTTTAAAAATATCATCTATGGAAACTTTAAATTTTTTCTTAAACTTATCCTCTGATATTCCTTCTAATTTCCTTAGCCCCATAAACATAAATTCTTCCATATTATCTTCTGATGAATTTTTTATTATTTCTTCATATTCTTCTAAATTCTTTTCAATTGCTTCCATATATTTGTTCATATTTGATAAATTTTTATATCTTGTTCCATCAATATATGAAGATGCCCCTGTACCGCAGGCTATATAATCTTCTAAATTCCAATATACTAAGTTGTGCTTGCATTCTTTTCCTTCCTTAGCATAATTAGAAATCTCATACCTATTATACCCACTATCTTTTAATAAAGAATGAGTCAAATCATTCATTTCTCTTTCTTGATCTTCTGTTGGAAGATTAAGTCTATTCTGCTCATACCATCTATAAAAAACTGTGTCTTCCTCAACTATAAGGCTATAAGCTGATATGTGCTCTGGATTTAATTTTATTATCATGCTTAGACTTTCCTTCCATTGGTCAACCTTCTGACCAGGAAGCCCGTACATAAGATCCACATTTATGTTATCAAAACCCTTGCTTCTGGCTAAATAATAGTTCTCCTCAAATTCCTTATAATTGTGTATTCTACCGATTACAGTTAATAGATTATCTTGACATGCCTGTAGCCCAAGCGAAAGTCTATTAACTTTATTTTTTTTCATAACTTCTAAGATTTCATCATTCAAGGTTCCCGGATTACATTCAATAGTGTATTCAACATCTTCTGAAAGATTTAAGTTTCCTATACACTTTAAAAGTTCTTCAAATAGAGGTAAATATAAATAGGTGGGAGTTCCCCCACCTATAAAAACACTTGTTATCTCATATTTACTAGCTTTATTCTTTATTTCTGCTATAAGAGCCTTAGTATATCGCTCCATAGTATCTTCCATACCTTGAAATGAGTGAAAATCACAGTAAAAACACTTTTGTTTACAGAATGGTATATGTACATAAAGTGCTATTTTCTCCATACTGTTACCTCCAATCAAATCATCTTTTGATGCACCAATTCATAATAAAATTTATATTTTCAAATTCTCCTCTCAGAACCCAGAGGAGTTTTGAAAATAGATTTCGGATTGAATTGGTGCATCCTTAATCAACTTTTAAAACAGACATAAATGCTTCTTGTGGAACTTCAACAGAACCAACCTGTCTCATTCTCTTCTTTCCTTCTTTTTGCTTTTCTAAAAGTTTCTTCTTTCTAGATATATCTCCACCATAACATTTTGCAAGTACGTCTTTTCTCATTGCCTTTACTGTTTCTCTTGCAATAATTTTAGATCCTACTGCTGCTTGTATTGGAATTTCAAATAGCTGTCTTGGAATTATTTCCTTTAGCTTTTCAGCTATTCCTCTACCCTTATGGTATGCTCTTTCTTTCGGAACTATCATTGATAATGCGTCAACAGTATCTCCGTTTAGAAGAATATCCAATTTAACAAGTTCTGAAGTTTCATAACCTTTTAGTTCATAATCAAGCGATGCATAACCCTTAGTTCTTGACTTTAGCGCATCAAAGAAATCATAAACTATTTCATTTAGAGGAATCTCATAGTTGATAACAACTCTTGTTGTTTCGATATATTCCATATCGATGTATCTTCCTCTTCTTTCTTGACATAATTCCATTATTGGTCCAGTGTACTCAGTAGGACTTATTATTGACGCCTTAACTACCGGTTCTTCCATGTAGTCAATTTCAGTGGGTTCTGGAAGATTTGTTGGGTTTGTAAGTTCAATCAAAGTACCATCTGTTTTTATTACTTTATAAATAACCGATGGAGCTGTAGTTATAATATCTAGGTTGAATTCTCTTTCAATTCTTTCTTGTATTATTTCCATATGTAACAACCCTAAGAATCCACATCTAAATCCGAAACCTAAAGCTACTGAAGTTTCTGGTTCAAAGGAAAGTGCAGCATCATTTATTTGAAGTTTTTCTAACGCTTCCTTAAGCTCCTCATATTTAGCACCATCTACAGGGTATATACCTGAGAAAACCATAGGTACTGCAGGTTTGTATCCTGGAAGTGCTGTGTCAGTAGGTCTATCTGCCTCGGTAATAGTATCACCTACTCTAGCGTCTCTAACATTTTTGATAGATCCAGTAACATATCCAACATCTCCGGCACTAAGTTCAGACATAGGCATAAAGCCTGGAGTAAACACCCCAACCTCTGTAACTTCATATACTTTGTTAGTAGCCATAAGCTTTATTTTTGTACCAACCTTAACTTTTCCTTCATAAACTCTTACATAGCAAACTACACCTTTATAACTATCATAGAAGGAGTCAAATATAAGAGCCTTTAAAGGAGCATCTTCATCTCCATTTGGTGCAGGAACTTTTTCTATAACAGAATTTAATACATCTACTATATTAAGCCCAGTCTTTGCAGATACAAGAGGAGCATCATGTGCTTCAATCCCAATCACATCTTCAATTTCTTGCTTTATTTCTTCCGGTCTCGCACTAGGAAGATCAATTTTATTTATTACTGGAACAATCTCTAGATTATTATCTAAAGCCAAATAACAGTTTGCTAATGTCTGTGCTTGTATCCCTTGTGTTGCATCTACTACTAGAACAGCACCCTCACAAGCAGCCAAGCTTCTAGATACTTCGTAATTAAAGTCTACGTGCCCTGGAGTATCTATCAAGTTTAGTATAAACTCTTCTCCATCTTCTCTTCTATAAACAAGTCTTGCAGCCTGCGACTTTATTGTAATGCCTCTTTCTCTTTCAAGTTCCATATTATCTAAAACTTGTTCTTCCATTTCTCTTTGTGTTAAAGTTCCTGTTGTTTCAAGAAGTCTATCTGCTAAAGTAGACTTTCCATGATCGATATGTGCAACTATTGAAAAGTTTCTTATGTGTTTCTGTCTATTACTTTGCATATTCATAAACCCATCCTCAAGGAATATCCTTGGAACAGTTTTCACCCCCATGTAGATTAAATCTTGTTAAATTATATCATAGTATCCAGCTTGATTGTCAACAACTATAAAATTATGTTATCTAACCACTAATCTTACTACTAACTTTTTCATAAAAGTACTCTACACCATCGCTAATTTTATTAAAGACCCAATAACCTTTTTCTCTTATTATGCCAAGTGACTTCAGTTTTGATCCTATGGCATCTATATTGTAGTACTTACCGTTGAACTCCAACTTGTAACTTCCATCTTCATCATGAATCTTGACCTCACAGTCATCTTCCAAAAGTCCTAAGAAATCCTGTCCAAATTCGTCTTTTAATTCTTTGTAATCATCCTGTGATATGGAACTTACACCATCTGTCCCTTTACTCAGAGAAGCTGTATTTATAATATTTATATTTATAATTCCCCACAGTATAAAGGAAATAACCATCATTACTATAATAATATTTGCTATCTTTCTCAAAAAAACACCCCCAAGATATGATTTATATCTATAAGGATGTTCATTTTTTGGAAAAATTATTCACTTATGCCAATTCACATTACTTTTTACCATTCAAATATTCTGCAATTATTCTAGCAACATACTTTGCTGAACCTTGAGACTCTTGACTAGTATTAATATCTGAACCAATTTCTATTAAGATTGAATGATTACTAAGATTTTGATTAAAGGAATTCATACCTCTCTTATATGATAGTATCCCTTTCGAAAATCCAGGAAAAAGCTTTCTAGCTGTTTCATTCAAGCTCTCTGTTATAGCATTATTCTGCTGATAATAAGGTGTATTTTGCGCTGTTACGAACATCATCTTTGACACATTTTCACCATTTAAGTTTATGGTACTAGAACTCTTACTTTCTGCAGAATCTCTATGAAGATCTATAATCAATTTAAAATTATTACCATATTTATTTAGATATTTTTTTACAGTTTCAGCGGATCTTAAATAACTATCATTATACACCATGCTATGCATTGTCTTATCATGAATAACTGATATACCATAATTCTCAAGTTCTTTTTCTAGCTGAGTTCCAACACCTACAACACTATATTGTTCCTCAGTAGAATCAGCCCCTGCAGGCTTATATGCCTCAGTTGTATGGGTATGATATATCAAAATTTCTGGCTTAGATTCATTTAACTGTTTCTTCAAATTTGGGTTAAATGCTGCCGATACTTTTACCGGAGTTTGATTTTCTGGTTGTTGACCTTGTTGCTGCTGAAGTTCTTCTGGATTAATTTTAGCAACAGCTGCATCTGAAAGATTAAAAGGATTTATTGTAGCGAAATTCTCCTCATATTCTTTTTCATCACTGCCAGTATTTAAGAATGGTATTTCAGCAGATAATAATTTAGATGGACTTACTATATCAGAGCTAATCTTATCATAAATACTATCTCTCAAAGATATATTCTTAAAACTATCATTACCAGCTTGTACACTTGCACCAAAATACGGTATAGATGTTTCAATAGCCTTGATATATAGATATGAATTCTTAAGTAATGATGTTCTTACATTAGTAAATAACATAACAACAGCAATTACTAAGCAGACACCCATAAGCAACATAGTTTTTAATGAATTATGCTCTTTTACTCTCCTCCTATTATAATACACTATATCCCCTCCTCATATTAAATATTTATATGAGACAAGTCTATAGATTATGTTAACCTATATTACAATTTGAATATGATTTTA
Proteins encoded in this region:
- a CDS encoding stage II sporulation protein P, whose protein sequence is MYYNRRRVKEHNSLKTMLLMGVCLVIAVVMLFTNVRTSLLKNSYLYIKAIETSIPYFGASVQAGNDSFKNISLRDSIYDKISSDIVSPSKLLSAEIPFLNTGSDEKEYEENFATINPFNLSDAAVAKINPEELQQQQGQQPENQTPVKVSAAFNPNLKKQLNESKPEILIYHTHTTEAYKPAGADSTEEQYSVVGVGTQLEKELENYGISVIHDKTMHSMVYNDSYLRSAETVKKYLNKYGNNFKLIIDLHRDSAESKSSSTINLNGENVSKMMFVTAQNTPYYQQNNAITESLNETARKLFPGFSKGILSYKRGMNSFNQNLSNHSILIEIGSDINTSQESQGSAKYVARIIAEYLNGKK
- the hemW gene encoding radical SAM family heme chaperone HemW encodes the protein MEKIALYVHIPFCKQKCFYCDFHSFQGMEDTMERYTKALIAEIKNKASKYEITSVFIGGGTPTYLYLPLFEELLKCIGNLNLSEDVEYTIECNPGTLNDEILEVMKKNKVNRLSLGLQACQDNLLTVIGRIHNYKEFEENYYLARSKGFDNINVDLMYGLPGQKVDQWKESLSMIIKLNPEHISAYSLIVEEDTVFYRWYEQNRLNLPTEDQEREMNDLTHSLLKDSGYNRYEISNYAKEGKECKHNLVYWNLEDYIACGTGASSYIDGTRYKNLSNMNKYMEAIEKNLEEYEEIIKNSSEDNMEEFMFMGLRKLEGISEDKFKKKFKVSIDDIFKAVIDKHVKEGLLIRKNGMIFLSEKGIELSNYVMSDFMLT
- the hrcA gene encoding heat-inducible transcriptional repressor HrcA; this translates as MIDERKIKILQAIINDYIMTGEPVGSRTIAKKYDLGISSATIRNEMSDLEELGYLEQPHASAGRVPSSKGYRLYVDKLMEFQGVSLEEELLIKKYLIDSALFEVDRMIKQASTLLSQLTKLTCVVNAPSVKKSVIKSIQLMIVDQFNLLCVIVTDSGAIKNSLIKVTNIPTLETLSKINDILNIRLKDLTIEQINLVTINKLKKDLLGFDEIFNALIPALYETLNTSESEVFMEGTTNIFNYPEYNDIEKAKEILSLLYDKDNVSKLIVSDDNISIRIGDENYLPEAKDCSVISAVYTLGGKNTGTIALIGPTRINYPKVLSIMAEVMKELNESLKNQRLK
- the lepA gene encoding translation elongation factor 4, translating into MQSNRQKHIRNFSIVAHIDHGKSTLADRLLETTGTLTQREMEEQVLDNMELERERGITIKSQAARLVYRREDGEEFILNLIDTPGHVDFNYEVSRSLAACEGAVLVVDATQGIQAQTLANCYLALDNNLEIVPVINKIDLPSARPEEIKQEIEDVIGIEAHDAPLVSAKTGLNIVDVLNSVIEKVPAPNGDEDAPLKALIFDSFYDSYKGVVCYVRVYEGKVKVGTKIKLMATNKVYEVTEVGVFTPGFMPMSELSAGDVGYVTGSIKNVRDARVGDTITEADRPTDTALPGYKPAVPMVFSGIYPVDGAKYEELKEALEKLQINDAALSFEPETSVALGFGFRCGFLGLLHMEIIQERIEREFNLDIITTAPSVIYKVIKTDGTLIELTNPTNLPEPTEIDYMEEPVVKASIISPTEYTGPIMELCQERRGRYIDMEYIETTRVVINYEIPLNEIVYDFFDALKSRTKGYASLDYELKGYETSELVKLDILLNGDTVDALSMIVPKERAYHKGRGIAEKLKEIIPRQLFEIPIQAAVGSKIIARETVKAMRKDVLAKCYGGDISRKKKLLEKQKEGKKRMRQVGSVEVPQEAFMSVLKVD